In Microbulbifer agarilyticus, the DNA window GGGGCTTTTGTCTTTGCCCCGGTCTTTGAGCCGCCGGTTTTTGCTGCGGCTTTGTCACCCTTTTTGCCGTCTGTACCGCGGTCTTCTGCGGCCTTGGCGAAGTTGCTCTTCGGCTCCGCTTTTTCTGTCACCGTAGGCACGTCTTTCTGATTGTTGGTTTTTTTATCGTCCGGCGTGGCGGAAGCTGGGGCTTTTTTATCGCTCATGGGCTCGCTTGCTCAGGGTGGATGCGTGGGGGCACCGGTCGTTCTGGCGGTTGTCAGGGCGGTGGACTGCACGGAGGCCGCTAGAAAATTTGTCGCCAAATTATAGCGACTGCAGCGGTTCTTTATAGGAAGTCTGGCGCGGAAATAAAATTTTTTACCGTGATCGGCGGAATTTCAGCAATGATGGGGGGAAAGTGCTTCGCTCAATGCGTCCAGCATGGCAGCGTCGCCAGCGTTCTTGGCGGCAAAAACCTTGCTGAAGCCGAGGGCCCGGGCCTGTTCGGCGACTCGCTGGCTCGGCAGGATCAGGGGGCAGTTATTCAGCGCTGCACGCTTGCCGATCTCTTCCAGAGCGCGCCGCAAGTTTTCCAGGGTTTCCCCGCTGTGCAGGGTAATGGCATCGGGGATATGCGCGTAGGCGCGCAGTTGTTCGCAGGCTGCACTCGGCAGTAGGCGCTGGTACAGCTCGCAGTAGTCGACGCGCGCGCCGCGTTCTGCCAGTGTCTGGCCGATCAGCGGGCGCCCACCCTGACCGCGAAAGAGGATTACGCGCTCGCCATCGGGGTTTTGCAGCGCCGGCAGACTCAGAAGTGCCTCAGAATCCATTGCGGCACTGTCGCACGATTCAGGC includes these proteins:
- a CDS encoding uroporphyrinogen-III synthase, which gives rise to MTPPLAGQRILITRPTHQSDRWQALLQAQGASVDSIPMLAIEPVSDADAVQAVKSLILDFDQFDHAIFVSQNAVQFGFDWLDDYWPQLPQGPRYYAIGAATAKAIRTRGAEPESCDSAAMDSEALLSLPALQNPDGERVILFRGQGGRPLIGQTLAERGARVDYCELYQRLLPSAACEQLRAYAHIPDAITLHSGETLENLRRALEEIGKRAALNNCPLILPSQRVAEQARALGFSKVFAAKNAGDAAMLDALSEALSPHHC